Proteins encoded within one genomic window of Panicum virgatum strain AP13 chromosome 1N, P.virgatum_v5, whole genome shotgun sequence:
- the LOC120654020 gene encoding disease resistance protein Pik-2-like encodes MADLVVGMAKSVVDGVLSKTQAAIEEEANLRQNAQRDLVFITGEFQMMQSFLNVTDNERLKNLVVRTLVKQIRDLAYDVEDCIEFVVHLDKKNRWWLRLLKPARCIMPCLAEIPLDEAVADIEQLKARVEDLSRRNARYSLISDAGSTLSPPEPVSRAAVGATSFNRITEVTKNRKGQQGDLTQLFTKEDGGLQVISIWGTEGGGQGMASIIWNAYIDKDACKTFTCRAWVKVRHPFNPREFLRSITAQFHASMPKEEEEEAVIAVDVLKKMSARQGDLLAEFVRHVNENKYLVVLEDLSTMEEWNAIRTFFPNRKNGSCIIVSTQQYEVASLSVGHPYQVLHLNQLSAEHSVYAFYKTGFECDGVQGAKTIGRVSLGMDAISKKNTAEEWMKVNPLAGRESQMKDLYDHTKEALWWSYQVMSVWGIAGVGKSYLVRKLFCERILMKRSIHQKYGWVDVSHPFNLSDLSRSLFLSFHSESLHACEPSYYDNMGSKNPIVQCREILKQYKCLVVLDGLKCTKEWDLIQAELVSGSHAKTLFIIITNEQKIAKHCRDDKGEFVFNVKGLEPEAAFHLFEQISMKNALLSSLSHGEIAEVRELTSKCGGLPKVIVEIASSLASKTVGWMEHARSINKKFMQELETNRELNKLDGLFDWMNAYFRNCPDFLKPCIFYLSIFPQDHIIRRRRLIRRWIAEGYSRNNHDKSAEENGEKHFSDLQDLSIIQQPTSLALGNTRTVLCQVNGFFREYIISQRMEENLVFELDGSCVLTTQRTGRHLVISKSWRRDRIVFESIDFSRLRSLTVFGMWKSFFISENMKLLRVLDLEDVSGVKYEDLKKIVKHLRRLKFLSLRRCQDICHLPSALGHLRQLQSLDVRGTSILNLRKNVTKLQKLQYIRAGMTNPAEDHHVGVQVPLGIGKLTALHTLGVVNISVSGTAVLEELKKLTQLHKLGVSGINMSNCNKFFCAISDLALMESLSLRLDRDSQRCLEDQTLPLDSLRSLKLYGLGGKLPGWSNQLSRLAKMDLEMAALMKHDIVFLGKLQELCILRLRVKHLQDGELNFCVITNGIEDDSYKKIKILDIGCSLSVPVTFGSKTMKTLELLKVDCSSTSPLQFSGLENLSELKEVLIKCPSDESLKEHLQSLLSKHENKPVVNQDRCS; translated from the exons ATGGCGGACCTCGTGGTTGGCATGGCCAAGTCGGTGGTGGACGGGGTGCTCTCCAAGACCCAGGCGGCGATCGAGGAGGAGGCAAATCTTCGGCAGAACGCGCAGCGTGACCTTGTATTCATCACCGGCGAGTTTCAGATGATGCAGTCGTTCCTCAACGTCACCGACAACGAGCGCCTCAAGAATCTGGTAGTCAGGACCTTGGTGAAGCAGATCCGCGACCTGGCGTATGATGTGGAGGACTGCATCGAGTTCGTCGTCCATCTCGACAAGAAGAACCGCTGGTGGCTCCGCCTGCTCAAGCCTGCACGCTGCATCATGCCCTGCTTGGCGGAGATACCACTTGACGAGGCGGTCGCCGACATAGAGCAGCTCAAGGCCAGGGTGGAGGACTTGAGCCGGAGGAACGCACGCTATAGCCTCATCAGCGACGCCGGATCCACTCTCTCCCCGCCCGAACCGGTGTCCCGCGCGGCCGTCGGCGCCACATCGTTCAACAGGATAACCGAGGTAACGAAAAATCGGAAGGGCCAGCAGGGGGATCTGACACAGCTGTTCACCAAGGAAGACGGCGGGCTCCAAGTGATCTCCATCTGGGGCACAGAAGGTGGCGGTCAAGGGATGGCGTCCATCATCTGGAATGCCTATATTGACAAAGATGCCTGCAAAACCTTCACCTGCCGTGCCTGGGTGAAAGTCAGGCATCCTTTCAATCCACGTGAATTTCTCCGTTCCATCACGGCTCAGTTCCACGCAAGCATGcccaaagaagaagaggaagaagccgTCATAGCTGTAGACGTCCTTAAAAAGATGAGCGCCAGGCAAGGCGACCTTCTAGCTGAGTTCGTTCGGCATGTCAACGAGAACAAGTACCTCGTAGTCTTGGAAGACCTGTCTACCATGGAAGAGTGGAATGCTATCAGGACGTTCTTCCCCAACAGGAAAAACGGCAGTTGCATAATTGTGTCAACACAGCAATACGAAGTCGCAAGCTTGTCCGTGGGACATCCATATCAAGTCCTGCATCTGAACCAGCTCTCAGCTGAGCACTCGGTTTATGCCTTCTACAAAACG GGGTTTGAGTGTGATGGAGTTCAGGGTGCGAAAACTATTGGTAGGGTGTCCCTGGGCATGGATGCAatatcaaaaaaaaatacagcCGAGGAGTGGATGAAGGTGAATCCCCTGGCTGGACGGGAGTCACAGATGAAAGATCTTTATGATCATACAAAGGAAGCACTTTGGTGGTCTTACCAAGTTATGTCTGTTTGGGGTATAGCAGGCGTTGGGAAATCATATCTCGTAAGAAAATTGTTTTGCGAGAGAATTCTTATGAAGCGCAGCATACATCAGAAGTATGGTTGGGTCGACGTGTCACATCCCTTCAATTTAAGTGACCTTTCTCGGAGCTTATTTTTGAGCTTTCATTCTGAATCTCTTCATGCATGCGAACCGTCATACTATGATAACATGGGAAGCAAGAACCCCATAGTACAATGTCGTGAGATACTAAAACAGTACAAATGCCTTGTCGTTCTTGACGGCCTGAAGTGCACGAAAGAGTGGGATTTGATACAAGCTGAATTGGTGTCAGGATCACATGCTAAGACCCTCTTCATCATCATTACAAATGAACAAAAGATCGCCAAACATTGCCGCGACGATAAGGGGGAATTCGTTTTTAATGTCAAAGGTCTAGAACCTGAGGCAGCTTTTCATCTGTTCGAACAG ATATCTATGAAAAATGCATTGCTCTCTTCATTGTCTCATGGTGAGATTGCTGAGGTTCGAGAACTTACCTCAAAGTGTGGTGGACTTCCCAAAGTAATAGTTGAGATAGCTAGCTCATTGGCTTCAAAGACAGTTGGATGGATGGAGCACGCACGTTCTATCAACAAGAAATTTATGCAAGAGCTGGAGACCAACCGAGAGTTAAACAAGCTTGACGGTCTATTCGATTGGATGAATGCCTACTTCCGTAACTGTCCAGACTTTCTCAAGCCATGTATTTTCTATCTGTCAATTTTCCCTCAAGACCACATAATTCGAAGAAGACGACTCATAAGACGGTGGATTGCAGAGGGTTACTCGAGGAATAACCATGACAAATCTGCCGAGGAGAACGGGGAGAAGCACTTCTCTGACCTCCAGGATCTGAGCATAATCCAGCAGCCAACTTCACTAGCTTTGGGCAACACAAGGACGGTCTTGTGCCAAGTCAATGGTTTCTTCCGAGAGTACATCATCTCACAACGAATGGAAGAGAACCTTGTGTTTGAATTGGATGGTAGTTGTGTCCTAACCACCCAGCGCACAGGGCGTCACCTTGTGATATCAAAATCCTGGAGAAGAGACAGAATTGTGTTCGAGAGCATTGACTTCTCACGGTTACGGTCGCTGACAGTGTTCGGTATGTGGAAGTCATTCTTCATCTCCGAAAATATGAAGctccttcgggtactcgatcTGGAGGATGTATCAGGTGTAAAATACGAAGATCTCAAAAAGATAGTGAAGCACCTGCGTCGCCTGAAGTTTCTTTCACTGCGACGTTGCCAAGATATCTGTCATCTGCCAAGTGCACTTGGTCATCTTAGGCAGCTCCAGAGTCTGGATGTGCGGGGCACCTCCATACTCAACCTGCGAAAGAACGTCACCAAGTTACAGAAATTGCAGTACATTCGTGCCGGCATGACCAACCCAGCAGAGGATCATCATGTTGGCGTTCAGGTACCTCTAGGCATTGGAAAACTGACGGCATTGCACACGCTTGGTGTTGTCAACATCAGTGTTTCAGGGACAGCGGTCCTGGAAGAGCTCAAGAAGCTCACACAATTGCACAAGCTAGGAGTGTCCGGTATCAACATGAGTAACTGCAACAAGTTTTTCTGTGCAATCTCGGATCTTGCCCTTATGGAGTCCTTATCATTGCGGCTGGACAGGGACAGCCAAAGATGCTTGGAAGACCAAACCCTGCCTTTGGACAGTCTGCGGAGCCTTAAACTGTACGGGCTTGGAGGCAAGCTACCGGGGTGGAGCAACCAGCTTAGTAGGCTTGCAAAGATGGATTTGGAGATGGCGGCATTAATGAAGCACGACATAGTATTTCTCGGCAAGCTTCAGGAGCTATGTATTTTACGCCTTCGTGTGAAGCATCTTCAAGATGGGGAGCTCAACTTCTGTGTCATTACGAATGGAATAGAGGATGACTCTTATAAAAAGATCAAGATCCTTGACATTGGTTGCAGCCTCAGCGTACCTGTGACTTTTGGATCAAAAACAATGAAAACGCTTGAGCTGCTGAAGGTGGACTGCTCCAGCACGTCCCCATTACAGTTTTCTGGCCTGGAGAATCTATCCGAACTCAAGGAAGTGCTGATTAAGTGTCCCAGTGACGAATCGCTCAAGGAACATCTTCAGAGTCTGCTTTCTAAGCATGAAAACAAACCTGTTGTGAACCAGGATCGGTGTAGCTAG